From Pseudomonas vanderleydeniana, the proteins below share one genomic window:
- a CDS encoding LTXXQ domain protein, whose amino-acid sequence MRKTLIALMFAAALPTVAMAMPEGGGPMGGPGGPHGGEHHWKAPYSQLDLSREQRHAIGKLMGEQMHARKELAEKYLAKLSPADQAAFKSELDASRQKTDGEIRALLKPDQQKTFDEMQKKRAERRAEWAEFKAWKAQHAQKAQ is encoded by the coding sequence ATGCGCAAGACCCTTATCGCCCTGATGTTCGCTGCCGCCCTGCCGACCGTTGCCATGGCCATGCCCGAAGGCGGTGGCCCGATGGGCGGCCCTGGTGGCCCTCACGGCGGCGAGCATCACTGGAAAGCCCCCTACAGCCAGCTGGACCTGAGCCGCGAACAGCGTCACGCCATCGGCAAGCTGATGGGCGAACAGATGCACGCCCGCAAGGAGCTCGCCGAGAAGTACCTGGCCAAGCTCTCGCCAGCCGACCAGGCGGCCTTCAAGAGCGAGCTGGACGCTTCCCGCCAGAAAACCGACGGGGAAATCCGCGCCCTGCTCAAGCCTGACCAGCAGAAGACTTTCGACGAGATGCAGAAAAAACGCGCCGAACGCCGCGCCGAATGGGCAGAATTCAAGGCCTGGAAAGCACAGCACGCGC
- a CDS encoding response regulator transcription factor: protein MSDLLLIDDDQELCELLSSWLSQEGFQVRACHDGLSARKALADSAPAAVVLDVMLPDGSGLELLKQLRSDHPELPVVMLSARGEPLDRILGLELGADDYLAKPCDPRELTARLRAVLRRSHPTATPSQLELGDLCFSPVRGVVTIDQQDFTLTVSESRLLEALLQQPGEPLDKQELAQIALGRKLTLYDRSLDMHVSNLRKKIGPHPDGRPRIVALRSRGYYYAP from the coding sequence ATGAGCGACCTGTTACTGATTGACGATGACCAGGAGCTGTGTGAGCTCCTGAGCAGTTGGCTGAGCCAGGAAGGCTTCCAGGTACGGGCCTGCCATGACGGCCTCAGCGCCCGCAAGGCCCTGGCCGACAGCGCCCCGGCGGCGGTGGTGCTGGACGTGATGCTGCCTGACGGCAGCGGCCTGGAACTGCTCAAGCAATTGCGCAGCGACCATCCGGAGCTGCCGGTGGTGATGCTGTCGGCCCGTGGCGAGCCACTGGACCGGATCCTCGGCCTGGAGCTGGGCGCCGACGACTACCTGGCCAAGCCCTGCGATCCCCGGGAGCTGACCGCCCGCCTGCGCGCCGTACTGCGCCGCAGCCACCCGACCGCGACGCCGAGCCAGCTGGAACTGGGCGACCTGTGCTTCAGCCCGGTGCGTGGCGTGGTCACCATCGACCAGCAGGACTTCACCCTCACCGTCTCCGAAAGCCGCCTGCTCGAAGCGCTGCTGCAACAGCCGGGCGAGCCACTGGACAAGCAGGAACTGGCGCAGATCGCCCTGGGACGCAAGCTGACCCTCTACGATCGCAGCCTGGACATGCACGTCAGCAACCTGCGCAAGAAGATCGGCCCGCACCCGGATGGCCGGCCGCGAATCGTGGCGCTGCGTAGTCGCGGGTACTACTACGCCCCCTAG
- a CDS encoding translation initiation factor 2, with protein MRKGPLCLLLITLSLGTAAQAEEDAAGNAVPLSLSAASQINDLQQRLKESERQREELGKQLASTDAQRESPQLSRLRQENQRLKLQLKEALASPGSRLLTDQQQWFITGGGVALLALLCGIFASGGRRQRRQWLN; from the coding sequence ATGCGTAAAGGTCCATTGTGCCTGCTGTTGATCACGTTATCGCTGGGTACCGCCGCCCAGGCCGAGGAAGACGCCGCGGGCAACGCCGTGCCGCTGTCGCTGAGTGCCGCGAGCCAGATCAACGATCTGCAGCAACGCCTGAAGGAAAGCGAGCGGCAGCGCGAAGAGCTGGGCAAGCAGCTGGCCAGCACCGACGCCCAGCGCGAAAGTCCCCAACTGAGCCGCTTGCGCCAGGAGAACCAACGCCTCAAGCTGCAGCTCAAGGAGGCACTGGCCAGCCCCGGAAGCCGCCTGCTGACCGACCAGCAACAATGGTTCATCACCGGCGGCGGAGTTGCACTCCTGGCCCTGCTCTGCGGTATCTTCGCCAGTGGCGGACGCCGACAGCGTCGGCAATGGTTGAATTGA
- a CDS encoding YciI family protein yields the protein MLYAIIATDVENSLEKRLAARPAHLERLQQLNAEGRVILAGPHPAIDSNDPGAAGFTGSLIVAEFDSLAAAQAWAEADPFVAAGVYDKVVVKPFRKTLP from the coding sequence ATGCTCTACGCGATCATTGCCACAGACGTCGAGAATTCCCTGGAAAAACGCCTGGCGGCACGCCCGGCGCACCTTGAGCGCCTGCAGCAGCTCAACGCCGAAGGCCGCGTGATCCTGGCCGGCCCGCACCCGGCCATCGACAGCAACGACCCGGGCGCCGCCGGCTTCACCGGCAGCCTGATCGTCGCCGAGTTCGACTCCCTGGCAGCAGCCCAGGCCTGGGCCGAAGCCGATCCATTCGTCGCCGCCGGCGTCTACGACAAGGTCGTGGTCAAGCCCTTTCGCAAGACCCTGCCTTGA
- a CDS encoding septation protein A, which yields MKQFIDFIPLFLFFIVYKIEPRLLDIAGQSVTVGGIYSATAVLIVSSLVVYGALFIKQRKLEKSQWLTLIACLVFGSLTLAFHSETFLKWKAPVVNWLFALAFAGSHFIGDRLLIKRIMGHALSLPEPIWTRLNVAWIVFFVFCGAANLFVAFTFQQYWVDFKVFGSLGMTLLFLVGQGIYLSRHLHDADSTTPKTED from the coding sequence GTGAAACAATTCATCGATTTCATCCCGCTGTTCCTGTTCTTCATCGTCTACAAAATCGAACCCCGCCTCCTCGATATCGCCGGCCAAAGCGTGACGGTCGGGGGTATCTACAGCGCCACGGCGGTGCTGATCGTCAGTTCGCTGGTGGTCTACGGCGCCCTGTTCATCAAGCAGCGCAAGCTGGAAAAAAGCCAGTGGCTGACGCTGATCGCCTGCCTGGTCTTCGGCAGCCTGACCCTGGCCTTCCACAGCGAAACCTTCCTCAAGTGGAAGGCCCCGGTGGTCAACTGGCTGTTCGCCCTGGCCTTCGCCGGCAGTCATTTCATCGGCGACCGCCTGCTGATCAAGCGCATCATGGGCCACGCCCTGAGCCTGCCGGAGCCGATCTGGACGCGCCTGAACGTGGCCTGGATCGTGTTCTTCGTGTTCTGCGGCGCCGCCAACCTGTTCGTCGCCTTCACCTTCCAGCAGTACTGGGTCGACTTCAAGGTATTCGGCAGCCTGGGCATGACCCTGCTGTTCCTGGTCGGCCAGGGCATCTACCTGTCCCGCCACCTGCACGACGCCGATTCGACTACGCCAAAAACCGAGGACTGA